Proteins encoded within one genomic window of Kaistia algarum:
- a CDS encoding GFA family protein, giving the protein MSSIAQAASSLGTVTGGCHCGAVRFAVRGDFSSGISCNCSICQKRGHLLGFVPAANFELVAGEDNLADYLFNRHVIHHLFCRDCGIESFARAVGPDGNEMIAVNIRCLDDVDLSNVAVTPFDGRSR; this is encoded by the coding sequence ATGTCGTCGATAGCGCAGGCGGCATCGTCGCTCGGGACGGTCACAGGCGGGTGTCATTGCGGCGCGGTGCGTTTCGCAGTGCGCGGTGATTTTTCGTCCGGAATCAGCTGCAATTGCTCGATCTGCCAGAAGCGCGGCCATCTGCTGGGCTTCGTCCCCGCGGCGAATTTCGAGCTTGTAGCCGGCGAGGACAACCTCGCCGACTATCTGTTCAACCGGCACGTCATCCATCATCTCTTTTGCCGGGATTGCGGCATTGAGTCGTTTGCGCGGGCGGTAGGGCCCGATGGCAACGAGATGATCGCGGTCAATATTCGTTGCCTCGACGACGTCGATCTCTCCAACGTCGCGGTCACGCCGTTCGATGGCCGCAGCCGCTGA
- a CDS encoding cytochrome P450, translating into MPLDFPSLPAEATLNPATRRVSLNAKSPAFFQNPYPALEAIRAQTPVFFWEQSGLWCFVNADDVNALFRDRRFGREILHVATREEVGIPEPEARLKPFYDVDGLSMLEREPPVHTRLRTLVNRAFVSRQIEKLRPRIERLSHELIDKFEGRGEAELIAQYSTPIPVIVIAELLGVPAERADDLLDWSHKMVAMYQFGRTREQEDAAVAATLAFSEFLRGHITERRGKPADDLISTLIAAEEAGDKLTEDELVTACILLLNAGHEATVHATGNGVKAILQSGLDPKALFADADKTAATVEECLRFDPPLHFFSRYALQDLDYGGISFRKGGKVGLVIAAANRDPARFVNADRFDPARPLRANVSFGGGIHFCIGAPLARLEMQVSMPILFERLPGLRLTTDPLYREAFPFHGLEALRVAW; encoded by the coding sequence ATGCCCCTCGATTTCCCGAGCCTGCCCGCCGAAGCCACATTGAACCCCGCCACTCGCCGCGTCTCCCTCAATGCCAAGTCCCCCGCGTTCTTCCAGAACCCGTATCCCGCCTTGGAAGCGATCCGCGCTCAGACGCCGGTATTCTTCTGGGAGCAGTCCGGCCTCTGGTGCTTCGTCAATGCCGACGACGTCAACGCGCTGTTTCGCGACCGGCGGTTCGGGCGGGAAATTCTGCATGTTGCGACCCGCGAGGAAGTCGGCATCCCCGAGCCCGAGGCGCGGCTGAAGCCTTTCTATGATGTCGACGGGCTTTCCATGCTGGAGCGCGAGCCGCCGGTGCATACGCGGCTTCGCACGCTGGTCAATCGCGCCTTCGTCTCACGCCAGATCGAGAAGCTGCGGCCGCGCATCGAGCGGCTGTCGCATGAACTGATCGACAAATTCGAGGGGCGGGGCGAGGCGGAGCTGATCGCGCAATATTCGACGCCGATCCCGGTCATCGTCATCGCCGAACTGCTGGGCGTGCCGGCGGAACGCGCCGACGATCTGCTCGACTGGTCGCATAAGATGGTCGCCATGTACCAGTTCGGGCGAACGCGCGAGCAGGAAGATGCCGCCGTCGCCGCGACGCTCGCTTTTTCTGAATTCCTGCGCGGCCATATCACGGAGCGGCGCGGCAAGCCGGCGGATGATCTGATCTCGACGCTGATTGCCGCCGAGGAAGCCGGCGACAAGCTGACCGAGGACGAACTCGTCACTGCCTGCATCCTGCTGCTGAATGCCGGCCATGAGGCGACGGTGCATGCGACCGGCAATGGCGTGAAGGCGATCCTTCAATCAGGGCTCGATCCGAAGGCGCTATTCGCGGATGCGGACAAGACGGCGGCCACCGTCGAGGAGTGCCTGCGCTTCGATCCGCCGCTGCATTTCTTCTCGCGCTATGCGTTGCAGGATCTCGACTATGGCGGGATCTCGTTCCGCAAGGGCGGGAAGGTCGGCCTCGTCATCGCCGCGGCAAACCGTGATCCCGCGCGGTTCGTGAACGCGGACCGGTTCGATCCGGCCCGGCCGCTCCGCGCCAATGTCTCGTTCGGCGGCGGCATCCATTTCTGCATCGGCGCGCCGCTGGCCCGCCTCGAAATGCAGGTTTCGATGCCGATCCTGTTTGAGCGCCTGCCAGGGCTTCGTCTTACGACCGACCCGCTCTATCGCGAGGCCTTTCCCTTCCATGGGCTCGAAGCGCTGCGCGTCGCCTGGTGA
- a CDS encoding pseudouridine-5'-phosphate glycosidase: MSLDQTLLFSDEVRAAKAEGRPIVALETTIVTHGMPYPENVETALAVERIVRAAGAVPATIAILDGKIRVGLTAEELKHLAGLQNVMKLSRADLAFALATGRPGATTVAATMIAAHLAGIRIFATGGIGGVHRGAETSFDVSADLHELAQTPVAVVCAGAKALLDIPKTLEVLETLGVPVVTAGQDELPAFWSRQSGLPSPLRLDAPAEIAGFIAKREEIGMSGGVLIANPVPAENEIPADVMREHIETAIADAERQGVRAKSVTPFVLGRLLELTAGKSLVTNIALVKNNARLAAEIAVALR; this comes from the coding sequence ATGTCCCTCGACCAGACCCTGCTCTTTTCCGATGAAGTCCGCGCCGCCAAGGCCGAGGGCCGGCCGATCGTTGCGCTGGAAACCACGATCGTCACACATGGCATGCCCTATCCGGAAAATGTCGAGACGGCGCTGGCCGTCGAGCGGATCGTGCGCGCCGCCGGCGCCGTTCCCGCGACGATCGCGATCCTGGATGGCAAGATTCGCGTCGGCCTGACGGCCGAGGAGTTGAAGCACCTGGCCGGCCTCCAGAACGTCATGAAGCTCTCGCGCGCGGATCTCGCCTTCGCGCTGGCGACGGGGCGGCCGGGCGCGACGACGGTCGCCGCCACGATGATCGCCGCCCATCTGGCAGGAATCCGCATCTTCGCTACCGGCGGCATCGGCGGGGTGCATCGCGGCGCAGAGACGAGCTTCGATGTGTCCGCAGACCTGCACGAGTTGGCGCAAACGCCGGTCGCCGTCGTCTGTGCCGGCGCCAAGGCGTTGCTCGATATCCCCAAGACGCTTGAAGTTCTGGAGACGCTGGGCGTTCCGGTCGTCACCGCCGGTCAGGACGAGCTTCCGGCCTTCTGGTCGCGCCAGAGCGGCCTCCCCTCGCCGCTCCGTCTCGACGCGCCGGCCGAGATCGCGGGCTTCATTGCCAAGCGCGAAGAAATCGGCATGTCGGGCGGCGTACTCATCGCCAATCCGGTGCCGGCCGAGAACGAGATTCCGGCCGACGTCATGCGTGAGCATATCGAGACCGCGATCGCCGATGCCGAGCGTCAAGGCGTCCGAGCGAAGTCGGTGACGCCCTTCGTCCTGGGCCGCCTCCTGGAGCTGACCGCGGGCAAGAGCCTCGTCACCAATATCGCGCTGGTGAAGAACAATGCCCGGCTGGCCGCCGAGATCGCGGTGGCGCTGCGCTGA
- a CDS encoding class I SAM-dependent methyltransferase — translation MIEGQPSATALRTAMRRAAHQLLDEPLVFEDALALTIIGGDRGSAIARDELSRSDSPGGSALRYFLAARSRYAEERLKLAVQRGVRTAVVLGAGLDTLAYRSPFAAEGLVVYEVDHPATQAWKRQRLAATGIAIPDSVTFVPVDFSVDRLDEKLAAAGLEPSAPAFFSWLGVVPYLREEAVMSTLGLIAARPGEVEVVFDYAEPPGGLSRLQRLAFETLAGRVASLGEPFLSFFRPDALNARLRAMGFTEIEMLAGPDLGRRYVGGASPLDRAGIGHLVSAWRG, via the coding sequence TTGATCGAAGGCCAACCGAGCGCCACGGCGCTACGCACCGCGATGCGCCGCGCCGCCCATCAGCTTCTCGACGAGCCGCTCGTCTTCGAGGATGCGTTGGCGCTTACCATCATCGGCGGCGATCGGGGCTCGGCGATTGCCCGTGACGAGCTTTCGCGGTCCGATTCGCCGGGCGGTTCGGCGTTGCGCTATTTCCTCGCGGCGCGCAGCCGCTATGCCGAGGAACGGCTGAAGCTCGCCGTGCAGCGCGGCGTCCGCACGGCCGTCGTGCTGGGGGCCGGGCTCGATACGCTCGCCTATCGCAGTCCTTTCGCGGCCGAAGGCCTCGTCGTCTATGAGGTCGACCACCCGGCGACGCAGGCCTGGAAGCGCCAGCGTCTCGCGGCCACCGGCATCGCGATTCCCGACAGCGTCACCTTCGTGCCGGTCGATTTTTCCGTCGATCGCCTCGACGAGAAGCTGGCGGCCGCCGGCCTCGAACCATCAGCGCCGGCTTTCTTCTCCTGGCTCGGCGTCGTGCCTTATCTCCGCGAGGAGGCGGTGATGTCGACGCTGGGGCTGATCGCCGCGCGCCCGGGCGAGGTCGAGGTCGTCTTCGATTATGCCGAGCCGCCCGGCGGGCTCAGCCGCCTGCAGCGCCTCGCGTTCGAGACGCTTGCCGGAAGGGTGGCGAGCCTCGGCGAGCCGTTTCTCTCGTTCTTCAGGCCAGATGCGCTCAATGCGCGCCTGCGGGCGATGGGCTTCACGGAGATCGAGATGCTTGCCGGCCCCGATCTCGGGCGGCGCTATGTCGGCGGCGCGTCACCGCTGGATCGCGCCGGCATCGGCCATCTGGTTTCTGCGTGGCGCGGCTGA
- the recA gene encoding recombinase RecA encodes MSQTALRLVEGATMDKSKALDAALSQIERAFGKGSIMRLGKSDKVVEIGTVPTGSLGLDIALGIGGLPRGRIVEIYGPESSGKTTLALHTIAEAQKSGGICAFVDAEHALDPVYARKLGVNLDDLLISQPDTGEQALEITDTLVRSGAIDVLVIDSVAALTPKAEIEGEMGDSLPGLQARLMSQALRKLTASISKSNTMVIFINQIRMKIGVMFGNPETTTGGNALKFYASVRLDIRRIGAIKDRDEVVGNQTRVKVVKNKLAPPFKQVEFDIMYGEGVSKTGELIDLGVKAGIVEKSGAWFSYDSQRLGQGRENAKAFMRDNPEIARTIELAIRQNAGLLAEALLAKDGGAGEDDEAMEA; translated from the coding sequence ATGTCCCAAACTGCTCTCCGTCTCGTCGAAGGGGCCACAATGGACAAGTCGAAGGCGCTGGACGCGGCGCTCAGTCAGATCGAGCGCGCGTTCGGCAAGGGCTCGATCATGCGGCTCGGCAAGAGCGACAAGGTGGTAGAGATCGGGACGGTGCCAACTGGCTCGCTCGGCCTCGACATCGCGCTTGGGATCGGTGGCCTGCCGCGCGGGCGCATCGTCGAGATTTATGGCCCGGAATCCTCGGGCAAGACGACCTTGGCGCTGCACACCATCGCCGAGGCGCAGAAGAGCGGAGGTATCTGTGCTTTCGTCGATGCGGAGCATGCGCTCGATCCGGTCTATGCGCGCAAGCTCGGCGTCAATCTGGACGATCTGCTGATTTCGCAGCCCGATACCGGCGAGCAGGCGCTTGAGATCACCGATACGCTGGTGCGCTCCGGCGCGATCGATGTGCTCGTCATCGATTCGGTCGCGGCGCTGACGCCGAAGGCCGAGATCGAGGGCGAGATGGGCGACAGCCTGCCGGGCCTTCAGGCGCGGCTGATGAGCCAGGCACTCCGCAAGCTCACGGCGTCGATCTCCAAGTCGAATACCATGGTAATCTTCATCAACCAGATCCGCATGAAGATCGGCGTGATGTTCGGCAATCCCGAGACGACGACAGGTGGCAATGCGCTCAAGTTCTATGCCTCGGTCCGTCTCGACATCCGCCGCATCGGCGCGATCAAGGACCGCGACGAGGTTGTCGGCAACCAGACCCGCGTCAAGGTGGTGAAGAACAAGCTGGCGCCGCCGTTCAAGCAGGTCGAATTCGACATCATGTATGGCGAGGGCGTCTCCAAAACCGGCGAATTGATCGATCTCGGCGTCAAGGCCGGCATCGTCGAGAAGTCTGGCGCCTGGTTCTCCTATGACAGCCAGCGGCTCGGACAGGGCCGCGAGAACGCCAAGGCGTTCATGCGCGACAATCCAGAGATTGCCCGGACGATCGAACTCGCGATCCGCCAGAATGCCGGTCTGCTCGCCGAAGCGCTATTGGCGAAGGATGGCGGCGCCGGGGAGGATGACGAGGCGATGGAGGCCTGA
- a CDS encoding GGDEF domain-containing protein: MSLDYNSLLLSVGFSAAGLAIAILGGWLLVRTERFMLTWAIGLAFLVGQVASYSYYVHRPTVVGATASMVLLLLGFSTLYGAAVQFVCFRSPIAPFARAAIPSILSVAIPMAFGLDGIGFFTANFAAGLIFCATAAQYWRGRREARVPLIGVSILYGVVAASFFLCAAVIAMDGKAILSGPPANWAEDLSLIVALVGMTGIGALSLALNQWRLAARHRQDALTDSLTGLLNRRALFEAYGERPLPVGTTVVVFDLDHFKSINDRHGHAVGDAVLRRFAATLATVIRPGDRAARIGGEEFALVLPETPQPIAVQIAELVRHGFEAARFAGDSETIRCTVSAGLAVADEDADSFESTLTAADRAL; this comes from the coding sequence ATGTCGCTCGACTATAATTCTCTGCTTCTGTCCGTTGGATTCTCGGCAGCCGGGCTCGCCATCGCCATTCTGGGCGGTTGGTTGCTCGTTCGCACGGAGCGATTCATGCTGACCTGGGCGATCGGCCTCGCCTTTCTTGTCGGTCAGGTGGCCTCGTATAGCTACTATGTCCATCGGCCGACGGTGGTCGGGGCGACCGCTTCGATGGTTCTGCTTCTGCTCGGCTTTTCGACCCTCTATGGCGCTGCCGTCCAGTTCGTCTGTTTCCGCTCCCCGATTGCGCCTTTCGCCCGTGCCGCTATCCCATCGATCCTCTCCGTCGCAATTCCCATGGCGTTCGGTCTCGATGGGATCGGGTTCTTCACTGCCAATTTCGCTGCCGGGCTCATCTTCTGCGCGACCGCGGCGCAGTATTGGCGCGGTCGTCGCGAGGCGAGGGTCCCGCTGATCGGCGTGTCCATCCTCTACGGAGTCGTGGCGGCGAGCTTCTTCCTCTGCGCTGCCGTGATTGCGATGGATGGCAAGGCAATCCTTTCCGGACCGCCGGCGAACTGGGCAGAAGATCTGAGTCTTATCGTCGCGCTGGTGGGCATGACCGGAATCGGTGCGCTTTCGCTGGCGCTTAACCAGTGGCGGCTCGCCGCACGGCATCGCCAGGACGCACTGACGGATTCACTGACCGGGCTTCTCAATCGACGCGCTCTGTTCGAGGCCTATGGCGAAAGGCCGCTTCCGGTAGGCACCACGGTCGTCGTTTTCGATCTCGACCACTTCAAATCGATCAATGACCGGCACGGCCACGCGGTCGGCGATGCGGTCCTGCGCCGCTTTGCCGCGACCCTTGCGACCGTGATCCGTCCTGGTGACCGCGCGGCGCGAATCGGTGGCGAGGAGTTCGCTCTCGTCCTGCCGGAGACACCACAGCCCATCGCCGTCCAGATCGCCGAACTCGTCCGCCATGGCTTCGAGGCGGCGCGATTCGCCGGCGATAGTGAAACGATCCGCTGCACGGTGAGTGCCGGGCTCGCGGTCGCGGACGAAGACGCGGACTCGTTCGAGTCGACGCTGACCGCCGCCGATCGCGCGCTCTAA
- a CDS encoding amidohydrolase family protein, producing MDGDRVNRPQAIIDAHLHLFDDRANAYSVFEAPDATFEALVGDYSALPHRYAFEHYSADTDSRIVEGIVWHEFMSRDPAREVNWAQRLADSLPVPMSIVAMVDFLDPRLDERLDTYRTLPNVTAVRQHLAWDEVNPQRRMAARPDFLRDEAWRRGLGRLRDHDFRCGLEVFGPQMCDLVEVVHLYPDIEFTLALMGWPLDLGPAGFASWKENIRNLAQCPNVCASLSAIECIFGMDWTIETVRPWLLTAIEHFGPGRCMIGSHLPISRLSFGFTRLYDAYDTILAPFSDEERDQIFRTTARDWFRVGLSSSKRG from the coding sequence GTGGATGGAGATCGCGTGAACAGGCCGCAGGCAATCATCGACGCCCATCTGCATCTTTTCGACGACCGGGCGAACGCATATTCCGTCTTCGAAGCGCCAGACGCGACATTCGAGGCGCTTGTGGGCGACTATTCGGCGCTCCCGCATCGCTACGCGTTCGAGCACTATTCGGCAGACACAGATTCCCGGATCGTCGAAGGGATCGTCTGGCACGAATTCATGTCGCGCGATCCCGCGAGAGAAGTGAACTGGGCTCAGCGCCTGGCAGACTCGCTACCGGTGCCAATGTCGATCGTTGCGATGGTTGATTTCCTGGATCCGAGGCTGGACGAACGGCTCGATACCTATCGCACCCTGCCCAATGTCACGGCTGTTCGCCAGCACCTCGCCTGGGACGAGGTGAACCCGCAGCGGCGGATGGCGGCGCGTCCCGATTTCCTCCGGGACGAGGCTTGGCGACGCGGCCTCGGCCGGCTGCGCGATCATGATTTTCGGTGTGGCCTCGAGGTATTCGGTCCGCAGATGTGCGATCTGGTCGAGGTCGTCCACCTCTACCCCGACATAGAATTCACGCTGGCCCTCATGGGCTGGCCGCTCGACCTGGGGCCGGCCGGTTTTGCAAGCTGGAAGGAGAACATCCGCAACCTCGCGCAGTGCCCGAACGTCTGCGCCAGCCTCTCGGCGATCGAATGCATCTTCGGGATGGACTGGACCATCGAGACCGTGCGGCCTTGGCTACTGACGGCGATCGAGCATTTCGGGCCGGGCCGCTGCATGATCGGCAGCCACCTTCCGATCAGCCGCCTGTCCTTCGGCTTCACGCGCCTCTACGACGCCTATGACACGATCCTCGCACCGTTTTCGGACGAAGAACGCGACCAGATTTTTCGAACCACAGCGCGTGACTGGTTCAGAGTGGGGTTATCCAGCAGCAAGAGGGGATAG
- the alaS gene encoding alanine--tRNA ligase, whose product MSSVNDIRSAYLDFYAKNGHEIVASSSLVPRNDPTLMFTNAGMVPFKDYFTGRSAAPYPRATSSQKCVRAGGKHNDLDNVGYTARHHTFFEMLGNFSFGDYFKERAIELAWTLVTKEFGLPKEKLCVTVYHEDDEAFGLWKKIAGLSDDKIIRISTSDNFWQMGDTGPCGPCSEIFFDHGEGIPGGPPGSPGEDGDRFIEIWNLVFMQYEQIGPGNRVPLPKPSIDTGMGLERIAAVLQGVHDNYDIDLFQALIRASVEATGVPAEGAQRASHRIIADHLRATSFLIADGVLPSNEGRGYVLRRIMRRAMRHAHILGAADPLMWRLVPALVREMGRAYPELLRAEALITETLRLEEIRFRRTLARGLTLLDEATGSLGSGATLDGETAFRLHDTYGFPLDLTQDALRSRGIAVDTQAFQVAMERQKAEARANWAGSGDTAAETIWFQLRDRLGASEFLGYSAEATEGKVLALVREGAEIASAGEGESVSIVLNQTPFYGESGGQVGDAGTIESESGALVRVDDTQKRADGLFVHIGVVVKGEVKTGDAVRLVVDHSRRGAIRANHSATHLLHAALRKVLGDHVAQKGSLVAPDRLRFDFSHPKPIDANELAEVEEIANEVVLQDAPVVTRLMDRDEAMHSGAMALFGEKYGDEVRVVSMGERGGKAYSVELCGGTHVGRTGEIGLVTLVGEAAVAAGVRRVEALTGKAAREHLELQDRRLKAVAAALKVRPDEAAERVAVLVEERRKLERELAEAKKKLALGGGGAAAGDGVREIGSLRYLGRVVEGIAPKDLKSLVDEAKKSVGSGIVAFVGVSEDGKAALVVGVSEDLTASRSAVDLVRIGAEALGGKGGGGRADMAQAGGPDGSKAGAALEAIEAALAS is encoded by the coding sequence ATGAGCAGCGTCAACGACATCCGGTCGGCCTATCTCGATTTCTATGCGAAGAATGGTCACGAGATCGTCGCATCGAGTTCGCTCGTGCCGCGCAACGACCCGACGCTGATGTTCACCAATGCCGGCATGGTCCCGTTCAAGGACTATTTCACCGGCCGATCGGCTGCGCCCTATCCGCGCGCGACGTCCTCGCAGAAATGCGTTCGCGCCGGCGGCAAGCACAACGACCTAGACAATGTCGGCTATACCGCGCGCCATCACACCTTCTTCGAGATGCTGGGAAATTTCTCCTTCGGCGACTATTTCAAGGAGCGGGCGATCGAGCTTGCCTGGACTTTGGTCACGAAGGAATTTGGACTGCCGAAGGAAAAGCTCTGCGTCACCGTCTATCATGAGGATGACGAGGCTTTCGGCCTGTGGAAGAAGATCGCCGGCCTCTCCGACGACAAGATCATCCGGATTTCCACATCCGACAATTTCTGGCAGATGGGCGATACGGGTCCTTGTGGCCCGTGCTCGGAGATCTTCTTCGATCATGGCGAGGGCATCCCTGGCGGCCCGCCCGGCAGCCCGGGTGAGGATGGCGATCGCTTCATCGAGATCTGGAATCTCGTCTTCATGCAGTATGAGCAGATCGGGCCGGGCAACCGCGTGCCGCTGCCGAAGCCGTCGATCGATACGGGCATGGGCCTCGAGCGCATCGCCGCCGTGTTGCAGGGCGTTCACGACAATTACGACATCGACCTGTTCCAGGCGCTGATCCGCGCCTCGGTCGAGGCGACTGGCGTTCCGGCGGAAGGCGCGCAGCGCGCCAGCCACCGCATCATCGCCGATCACCTGCGCGCTACATCCTTCCTGATCGCCGATGGCGTGCTGCCCTCCAATGAGGGCCGCGGCTATGTGCTGCGCCGGATCATGCGCCGGGCCATGCGCCATGCGCATATTCTGGGTGCTGCCGATCCGCTGATGTGGCGGCTCGTGCCGGCGCTGGTCCGCGAGATGGGCCGCGCCTATCCGGAGTTGCTGCGCGCCGAGGCGCTGATCACCGAGACGCTCCGGCTGGAGGAAATCCGTTTCCGCCGCACGCTGGCGCGCGGGCTGACGCTGCTCGACGAGGCGACCGGCTCGCTGGGATCGGGCGCGACGCTCGATGGCGAGACGGCGTTCCGTCTCCATGACACCTACGGTTTCCCGCTCGACCTGACGCAGGATGCGTTGCGCTCCCGGGGCATCGCCGTCGATACGCAAGCCTTCCAGGTGGCGATGGAGCGGCAGAAGGCCGAGGCGCGCGCCAATTGGGCCGGCTCGGGCGATACGGCTGCTGAGACGATCTGGTTCCAGCTGCGCGACCGACTTGGGGCGAGCGAGTTCCTTGGCTATTCGGCGGAAGCCACCGAAGGCAAGGTGCTGGCGCTGGTGCGCGAGGGCGCCGAGATTGCGTCGGCCGGCGAGGGCGAGAGCGTCTCGATCGTCCTTAACCAGACGCCGTTCTATGGCGAATCCGGCGGGCAGGTCGGCGATGCCGGCACGATCGAAAGCGAATCGGGCGCGCTGGTGCGCGTCGACGACACGCAAAAGCGTGCCGATGGCCTCTTCGTTCATATTGGCGTGGTGGTGAAGGGCGAGGTGAAGACTGGCGATGCCGTCCGCCTGGTGGTCGACCATAGCCGCCGAGGCGCGATCCGCGCCAATCATTCGGCAACCCATCTGCTGCACGCGGCGCTGCGCAAGGTGCTTGGCGACCATGTGGCGCAGAAGGGTTCGCTCGTCGCGCCCGATCGCCTTCGGTTCGATTTCTCGCATCCGAAGCCGATCGACGCGAATGAACTCGCCGAGGTCGAGGAGATCGCCAACGAGGTCGTGCTGCAGGACGCGCCGGTCGTAACGCGGCTGATGGACCGCGACGAGGCGATGCACTCCGGCGCCATGGCGTTGTTCGGCGAGAAATATGGTGATGAGGTTCGTGTCGTCTCGATGGGGGAGCGCGGCGGCAAGGCCTATTCGGTCGAGCTGTGCGGCGGCACCCATGTCGGGCGCACCGGCGAGATCGGCCTGGTGACGCTGGTCGGCGAGGCTGCGGTCGCAGCGGGCGTTCGCCGTGTCGAGGCGCTGACGGGCAAGGCGGCGCGCGAGCATCTCGAATTGCAGGACCGGCGGCTGAAGGCGGTCGCCGCGGCGCTGAAGGTTCGGCCCGATGAGGCGGCCGAGCGGGTCGCCGTGCTGGTCGAGGAGCGGCGGAAGCTGGAGCGTGAACTCGCAGAAGCGAAGAAGAAGCTGGCGCTCGGCGGTGGCGGCGCGGCGGCCGGTGACGGCGTGCGCGAGATCGGTTCGCTGCGCTATCTCGGCCGCGTCGTCGAGGGCATCGCGCCGAAGGATTTGAAGAGCTTGGTCGACGAGGCCAAGAAGTCGGTCGGCTCGGGCATCGTCGCCTTTGTTGGCGTATCGGAAGATGGCAAGGCGGCGCTGGTCGTCGGCGTCAGCGAGGATCTGACAGCGTCCCGCAGCGCGGTGGATCTGGTGCGCATCGGCGCCGAGGCGCTGGGCGGCAAGGGTGGCGGCGGCCGTGCCGACATGGCGCAGGCGGGCGGCCCCGATGGTTCGAAGGCAGGCGCAGCACTGGAAGCGATCGAGGCGGCGCTGGCGAGCTAG
- a CDS encoding cytochrome P450: MQEATEANATGSIPARIDAASGRVSINPRDPAFFQDPYPVYEAIRAEMPAFFWEEFRNWNFLDLEDVNAITRDRRFGREILHVASREELGWQPVPEPLKPFYEMDALSIFQREPPNHTRLRTVMARAFVPRQIEKMRGRIHAMANALIDGFEAKREVDLVPAYTTPVPAFVIAELLGVPQSSVPEMLDWSHRMAGMYQLGRTPEMVAAAIAATHEFTAFLIDYIAYRRSNPSDDLISTMIAASDTGETLSEPELVSNCIFILNAGHETTVHATGNGIKRILESGMDAEILLGSPEMIEATIDECIRLHPPVHITDRYVLEDLDYRGVALKKGHRVGLVIGAANRDPARFANGQSFDPSRPRQPHASFGGGIHFCLGGALARLEMEVTMPMIFRRLPGLHLVDTPRYSDTYRFHGLDSLNVAW; the protein is encoded by the coding sequence ATGCAAGAAGCGACCGAAGCTAACGCGACCGGCTCGATCCCGGCGCGGATCGATGCGGCGAGCGGCCGCGTTTCGATCAACCCTCGCGACCCCGCCTTCTTCCAGGATCCCTATCCGGTCTATGAGGCGATCCGCGCCGAGATGCCGGCGTTCTTCTGGGAGGAGTTTCGCAACTGGAATTTCCTGGACCTCGAGGACGTCAATGCGATAACGCGCGACCGTCGCTTCGGGCGCGAGATCCTGCATGTGGCAAGCCGCGAGGAACTCGGCTGGCAGCCCGTGCCGGAGCCGCTGAAGCCGTTTTATGAGATGGATGCGCTGTCGATCTTCCAGCGCGAGCCGCCGAACCACACAAGGCTCAGGACCGTCATGGCCCGCGCCTTCGTCCCGCGCCAGATCGAGAAGATGCGCGGCCGTATCCACGCTATGGCCAACGCGTTGATCGACGGTTTCGAGGCGAAGCGTGAAGTCGATCTCGTGCCGGCCTATACGACTCCGGTTCCAGCCTTCGTCATTGCCGAGTTGCTGGGCGTACCGCAGTCCAGCGTGCCGGAAATGCTCGACTGGTCGCACCGGATGGCGGGCATGTACCAACTCGGCCGCACGCCCGAAATGGTGGCTGCCGCCATCGCAGCAACGCATGAGTTCACCGCCTTCCTCATCGACTATATCGCCTATCGCCGTTCGAACCCTTCGGATGATCTGATCAGCACCATGATCGCGGCGAGCGATACGGGCGAAACCCTTTCCGAGCCGGAGCTCGTCTCCAACTGCATCTTCATTCTGAATGCCGGCCATGAGACGACGGTTCACGCAACCGGCAACGGCATCAAGAGAATCCTCGAATCGGGGATGGATGCCGAGATCCTGCTGGGCTCGCCGGAGATGATCGAAGCCACGATCGACGAGTGCATTCGCCTGCATCCGCCGGTCCATATCACTGATCGCTACGTGCTGGAGGATCTGGATTATCGCGGCGTGGCGCTGAAGAAGGGCCACCGCGTCGGGCTCGTCATCGGCGCGGCGAACCGCGACCCGGCCCGCTTTGCCAATGGGCAGAGCTTTGATCCGTCTCGGCCGCGCCAGCCGCACGCCTCGTTCGGCGGCGGAATCCATTTCTGCCTCGGTGGCGCGCTGGCCCGCCTTGAAATGGAAGTGACGATGCCAATGATCTTCCGCCGTCTGCCCGGGCTGCATCTGGTCGATACGCCGCGCTATAGCGACACCTATCGCTTCCATGGCCTCGATTCCCTGAATGTCGCGTGGTGA